TTACAATTCCATTAAACAAATTTTACGCTTGGTCTAAAGAGCCATTTACTTTCGAAACTGTTCTAGCTTATCGCGAAGCGGCAACGTATCAAAACTTTGGTATTTACTTCGAAAATTCTGATGTAAAACTATCTAATGTAACAGGAAACGCAAGCGAAGTAGAATTTCCTTCAAAAGCAACTTCTGTAAAAGTCTACACAGACAATTGGAGAATTGTACCATTAGATACGCCAGTATACAATGATTTTAACTAACCCAACAGCCACAAAATGAAATCTAAATATATCATACCAATAATTGCTTCATCATTAATGATTTTGTCATCCTGCGATGATAATTTGATGGAGTGGGGAAAAGACCCAGAGCACGGAGAAGTTACAGGAGCCGAACTTCCGTTGGCTTTAGTAGAAAAAATAAGCCGTTACGAACCGTTAAAAAACTATTCTGATTTTTCTTTAGGAAACGGAATAGGAATAAGTTTGTACATGAACGATGCTAACTATAGAAAAATTGTAAACGAAAATTTTGATGAGGTAACGCCAGGTTATGAAATGAAACATGGGGCAATGGTAAACTCCAAAGGAGAAATTGATTTTGCCAGTGTAGATGCTTTTATTGCAGCAACAAAAAGCGCAGGATTAAAAGTCTTCGGGCACACTTTGATTTGGCATTCCAACCAAAATGCAAGTTATCTAAACAGTATTATTGCCCCAACCGTAATTCCAGGTTCAAGCGGAACAAATGTCTTGGATCTAACCCCTATTAAAAGCGGAACTTTTACAGGATGGGCTAGAAATAACCCAGGGAAAGGCATTGCAACAGTTGCGAATGCTGGATTAACAAGTACTTCGCCAGCAATTCAGTTAGAATCTAGCGCAAGTTCTTCGGCAGCTTACAATTTGCAATTGACCTCGCCAAACATTCCAATTGTGGACGGGCATAATTATGAAATCTCATTTTATATCAAATCTGATGTAACAGGAAAAGGACGTATTTCATTTAATGCTTCATTGGCAAATCAGTATCCATACAAAGATTGGTTTAGCACAGGCGGAACATGGACAGAAGCTTTTGCAACCACTTCTTCTTGGCAGCAAGTTAAAATTAAATTAGCGCCAGGCGATTTTAAAGCAGGTAGTACAAGTTTTCAGTTTAATTTAGATTTAGGATATCTTCCAAATGTAACTTATCTGATTGATGCTAATACACTAGCAGTTGTCGATCTTGATGCTGTGACAGGACCAGTTAATTTAGTTTCTAACGGAACATTTAATTCTGGAATAACAGGATGGAGCAAAGCCAATGGAGCAACAGATGCATTAAGCGCAGCAGGAGCGTCAGACGCTTACGAAGGAAGTGGAGCTATGAAAGTAGTCAATGCCACATCTGACGCAGGAAACCAATGGAAAACGCAAATTCAGACTACTTTTACTTCTGCATTAGTAGCAGGAAAAAGTTATACCATTTCTTATATGATTCGTTCTGAAGCTGCAGGTTCTGTAAGATGTTCAACAACTCCATCAGATGTAGCAAGTTATCAAGGCGATCAGGCAACTGCTACAAGTTGGAAACAAATCGAGTGGAAAATCACAGCAAAAGGCGGTGAAACAGGTTTTGGTTTCGATTTAGGAGGAGCGGCAGGAACATATTATATCGATAATGTTTTGGTAACCGATGGCGCTGCAACTGGCGGAGGCGCGACAGCTCCAGTTACAATTGAGAAAACAGATGCAGAGAAAACTAAAATTATTAGCGATGCTATGACAGATTGGATTTCTAAAATGATGACGCATTATAAAACAAGCGTTTTCTCTTGGGATGTGGTAAATGAACCAATGAAAGAAGATGGAACTCTAAGAAACGGGACAGAAGGCGATACGGCTTCAGATTATTTCTCATGGGTTAAATATCTTGGAAAAGATTATGCTGTAACGGCTTTCAAACTAGCGCGTCAATATGGAAACGAAACAGATAAGCTTTTCATCAACGATTATAACTTAGAATCGAGATTAGATAAATGTGACGGATTAATCGAGTACGTAAAATATATTGAAGAGAAAGGTGCTAAAATTGACGGAATCGGAACACAGATGCACATTGGTTTAACAACAGAGAAAGATAAAATTGTTCAGATGTTCCAAAAACTGGCAGCCACTGGAAAATTGATCAAAATCTCTGAATTAGACATCAGATTAGGAACTGCGACACCAACAGTTGCACAGCAAGCTTCTCAGGCAGAAATGTATCAGTATGTTATTGATATGTACAAAAAATATATTCCTGCAGCTCAGAAATATGGAATTACAATTTGGGGAGTATCAGATAATTCTAAAGAACATGAATACTGGCTTCCAAATGAGTCTCCAAATCTTTGGGATGCAAATTACGTTCGTAAGCACGCTTACAAAGGCGCAGCAGATGGTCTTGCAGGAAAAGATGTGAGTTTAGGTTTCTCAGGAGAATTACAAAAACCTTAAGTATTTAATTAGTAATAATATCCATAGTGCAAGTCTGTAAAAGGGTCTGCACTATGGATTATTTATTTTCTTAACTTTTATTGCTCAAGATTTATCGAAGCAAAAAACAAATCAAAATGGCTTTCAATCTTAAAACAAACCGAATAAGCGTTTTTACAAAAGGCAAATTGTTTCTCATTGCATTCTGTACGATACAATTTGGGTTTAGTCAAAACATACCTCATCTTCAAAAGATAGGAAATAAAACACAGTTAGTTGTCAACCAAAAACCATTCTTAATACGAGGCGGAGAGTTAGGAAATTCCTCTGCAACTAGTATGGAAAGCATGGAAATGATATGGTCTAAATTGACCGATATGAACCTCAACACTGTTTTAACTCCGATTTATTGGGAATTGATAGAAGCGCAAGAAGGCAAGTTTGATTTTCAGTTAGTAGATGATTTGATTCTTCGTGCACGAAAAGAAAACTTAAAACTCGTTTTTCTTTGGTTTGGATCCTGGAAAAACAGCATGTCGAGCCACGCGCCAGAATGGATAAAACTCAACCAGAAAAAATATCCTAGAGTTAAAGACGATAAAAACAAAAGCCACGAAATCCTGACACCTTTTAGCGAAAATAATCTTCAGGCCGATTTGAATGCTTTCAAAAAACTGATGGCGCATATCAAAGATTTCGATCAAAATGACCAAACTGTAATTATGATTCAGGTTGAAAATGAAATCGGAATGCTGCCAACCGCAAGAGATTATCATCCGTTAGCCAATGAAGCTTTCAAAAGAGAAGTTCCAAAAGAATTGCTGCAGTATCTTCAAAAAAATAAAGACAAACTTGCTCCAGAATTTTTAGAAATTTGGAAGAAGAACGGATTCAAAACAAAAGGAAATTGGGAAGAAATTTTTGGAAAAGGTTTACATACAGACGAAATTTTCATGGCTTGGTATTTTTCTAAGTTCACCAATATCGTTGCAAAGGCCGGAAAAGACGCTTATCCAATTCCGATGTTTGTAAATGCAGCTTTGAATGCTCCAGAAAAAAAGCCAGGACAATATCCAAGTGCAGGACCGTTGCCTCATATTATGGACGTTTGGAAAGCCGCTGGAAATTCAATTGATTTTTTAGCACCCGATTTTTACAATCCGTCATTTAAACAATGGAACGATTTGTTTACCCGCCAAGGCGATCCGTTATTTATTCCAGAACACCGTTTTGATGAAACTGCACCATTTAAAGGTTTGTATGCTATTGGACATTACGAAGCCATTGGTTTTTCTCCATTTTCGATAGAATCTGTTGCCGATGCCAAAAAAGAACCTTTAGGAAAAATATACGATTTAATACAACAGTTAACTCCCACAATTGAAAAATATAAAGGACAAGGAAAAATTGATGGTGTTTTATTAGACAAAGAAAACAATACACAGATGATTAAAATGGGCGATTACGAATTCACTTTCAAACACGATTATACCCTAAATTGGTCAGACGGAGCAAAAGCAGAAACTTGGCCAATGTCAAGTGCAATCATTATAGAAATCGCCAAAGATGAATTTTATATTTCCGGATCAGGAATTGTAGTTACTTTTAAACCTTTAAAGGAAAATGTAAACGCAGGAATTCTAAAAACAGATCAAGGCCGATTTGATAATGATAAATGGAAAACAATAAGACATTTCAACGGAGATCAAACCCATCAAGGCAGACATTTACGAATCTCAGTGGGCGATTACGAAATCCAAAAAATAAAATTATATACGTATGAGTAATATTTTTTTTCGCCACGAATTCACGAATTTTTCTAATACCTACTTTGTGTAAATGATTCAAATTAAACGAATTTTAATTCGTGAAATTCGCTTGTTGCAGACAAAGTAATGAATATAAAAAAATCGTGAATTCGTGGCAGAAAAAAAACTCGCCACAAAAAGTAAAAACGCAATGAAAAAAGTATTACTAGCATTTCTAATAACTTTTAGCATCAATGCTCAAATAAAACTTCCAAGACTTATTAGCGACGGAATGGTTTTGCAGCGCGATACCAAAGTCAATATTTGGGGATGGGCATCGCCAAATGAAAAAATAGAACTCAATTTTAAAGGAAAAAAATACAACACAACAACCGCTCAAGATGGAAAATGGTCGATCCAGCTTCCATCTCAAAAAGCAGGCGGACCGTATGAAATGACTTTAAAAGCATCCAATACCATTGTATTAAAAAACATTCTTTTTGGAGACGTTTGGCTCTGTTCCGGACAATCGAACATGGAACTTCCAATGGATCGATTGAAAGACAAATACAAAGAAGAAATTGCAAAATCTGCCAATCCGAATATTAGACAATTTTTAGTTCCCGATGAGTATTATTTTGCTAAAGAAAGAAACGATTTTTCATCTGGCTCTTGGGTTGAAGCAAATCCTGTAAGCGTTTTACAATTTACAGGAGTTGGATATTTTTTCGCTTCAGAAATTTATGATAAATATAAAATTCCAATTGGATTAATCAACAGTGCTTTGGGAGGTTCTCCTGCAGAATCGTGGATTAGCGAAGAAAACATTAAAAAATTCCCCGAATATGAGCAGGAATATCTAAAATTCAAAGACGGAAAACTCGAAAAACAAATCGACGAAAACGACCGAAAAGTAAGTTCAAATTGGTATAAATTACTGAATGAAACAGACTTGGGACTAAAGGAAAAATGGAGAAATTCGGTTGAAACTTCAGATTGGAACGAAATGAATATTCCAGGTTATTGGGCTGATGGCGAACTCGGAAAAATAAATGGTTCGGTTTGGTTTAAAAAGGATTTTGCTCTTGAAAAAGTAAAAGAAAATCAGGCAAAATTGATTTTAGGACGAATTGTAGATGCCGACTCTGTTTTTGTAAACGGACATTTCGTTGGAACCACTTCATATCAATATCCGCCAAGAATTTATTCTTTTAATGCTAATGTTTTAAAAGAAGGAAAAAACGAAATTACAGTTCGAATCATCAACAATTCTGGAAAAGGAGGCTTTGTGCCAGATAAACCTTACGAATTAATTATAGGCGATAAAACTATTGATTTAAAAGGAAATTGGAAATACAAATTAGGCTCAAAAATGGAACCGCTACCAGGACAGACTTTTGTACGGTGGAAACCTGTCGGGCTTTATAATGCTATGATTGCGCCACTAAAAGATTATCCAATAAAAGGTGTTTTATGGTATCAAGGTGAAGCCAATACTAAAAAGCCATCAGAATATGGTCTTCTAATGGAAGCCTTAATTTCTAATTGGCGCGCGCAATGGAAACAAGAAAAATTGCCATTTTTATTGGTGCAACTTCCAAATTTTATGGAACCAAAAACAGAACCAACAGAAAGCAATTGGGCGGCTTTAAGACAACAGCAATTAAATACGCTGAAAGTTCCAAATACAGGCTTGGCGATAACAATAGATTTAGGCGAATGGAATGATATTCATCCTTTAAACAAATATGATGTTGGGAAAAGGTTAGCGTTACAAGCAAGAAAATTGGTTTACGGAGAGAAAAATTTAACTGCTTCTGGTCCGCTTTTTCAATCGATCAAACAAAATGGGAATAAACTGATTTTAAGTTTTTCAGATATTGGAACAGGATTGCAAATCAAAAACGGAAATGAACTGAAAGAATTTGCCATTGCAGGAACCGATGGGAAATTTGTTTGGGCGAATGCAATTATTGAAGGAGATAAAATCGTTGTTTGGAATGATGCGGTTGCAAATCCAGTAAAAGTGCGTTACGCTTGGGCAGATAATCCAGTTGAAGCTAATTTATACAATAAAGAAAACTTACCGGCTTCACCTTTTGAAGCTAGTTTTAAGTAGTTTTTTTTCATTTTTTTTAGCCACGAATTTCAAGAATTACACTAATTTATTCACTTTGTGTTTTAATTTATTCGAATTTTACGAATTAAAAAAATTAGTGAAATTGAATTTTAATCGGCAAAGAATTAGTGTAATCCGTGAATTGCTTCGCCTGTTCGCTATCGCTCGGGTCGTGGCTAAAAAAAATCATTTCAAATTCTCCACCAATGTCTTCAAAAAAGCAGTAACTGCTTTTTTCTCATACACTTCTTTCAAAGAAATCAGCATTGCAGTTCGGGTCATATTTTCTCCTTTTATCGGAATGGCATACAAATCATTTTCGTCTTCAATTGTAGTTTTCGTTAAAATCGTGTGCCATTTTCCTGTTTTAATTAATTCAAGTAAAGTTGGAATGTCATTTATTTCAATCGTAACATTTGGATGCAAATTATTTTTTTCGAATGCCTTGCTGATAAATTGAGTTGTGCTAAAACCGCCAGCAGGCATTGCAAGAGGCAACGTACTAATTTCTTCAAGAGAAATTGTCTTTTTATTTTTTAAAGAAGTTTCAGAAGAAGTAACCAAAGCCATTGGCGAAGTAAACAATTCTAAATATTTAAAATGAGCCTCAGAAGCAATTTCTTCAAAAGTTAGAATAACATCAAGCTGAAAATGATTTAGTTTTTGAATGAGTTCTTGCGAAGTTCCAAAGATAATTTCGAATTGAATTTTAGGGTATTCCGAACTAAACAAAATCAAAGCTTTTGTAACAACATGTCGTAAAGCGTATGTAACGCCAATGGCAATTTTTCCAGTTTCGAGTTTATTTAAATCTTTTAATAATTGAAGTCCGTCAGAGGCTTTGTTAACCGATTGCTGCGCGTAGAACGAAAATAATTCTCCAGCTTCTGTCAATGTAATTCGTTTTCCAATTCTATTGAAAAGCGGAACTTGAAGTTCGTCTTCTAATTGTTTAATTTGTTGCGATAAAGTACTCTGACTGATATAAAGCGCAGAAGCCGCTTCGGTAAAATTCAGTAATTCTTTTGCTTTCAGAAAATATTTAAGTTGGCGAAGTTCCATTTCTAAATCGGTTTTATCGATTGATTATATCGAAAAATAAGGTTTTACAAATATAGAAATTCTTAAGAACTTTGCTTTGTTATACAATTACAAACAAAACAAAATGAAAATTATAGCATTACAAGAAGGAAATTACATTGTCAATTCTCAAAAAGAATTTCAGCTTTTAACAGAAAATATAATCGATTCTGGTTTAAAAATGGCAATTCAGCCTTTTCTTGTTATTACAGATCATGATGTTATTTTAATAGATTTCGGTTTAGGATTTGTTAATAATGGTGTTCCGTTTATTTACGAAATGCTGGCAAAAAATAATATCGAACCTCGACAGATTACTAAAATTCTGGTTTCACATCTACATAAAGATCATATAGAAGGAATTGGTTATTTTGAAAATAATCAATTTGTTCAAAATTTCCCAAATGCTACGATTTACATTCAAGAACGAGAAATAGATTTTGCTTTAGAACAATTGCAAAATCCGTCGTACGTTCCTGAAATATTAAATGTGCTGAAACAATTGCCAAATGTTGAATTATTAAATGAGGACAGCGGGCAAATTACCGACGAAGTTTATTTTGAAGTTACAGCAGGACATACCAAATTTCAACAAGTATTTTGGATTAAAACCGATGACGAAATTGTTTTTTATGGAGCAGATGATTTGCCACAAAAAAGATATTTAAAATTTCCTGTTGCCTACAAAACCGACTTTGATGGAAAGCGTGCTATGGAATCTCGTAAGAAATGGGAACAGCAGGCAAAAGAAGAGAATTGGAAAGTGCTTTTGTATCATGATATGAGGACACCTGTTTTAGATTTTGCCGAAGAAAGAAGTGAGATGAAAGATGCTGTGTAGGATAAAGAGGAAAGAATAAAGAGGAAAGAATAAAGAGGAAAGAATAAAGAGGAAAGAATAAAGAGGAAAGATTATTAGATGAAAAATATAGAAACAATTCCGGCTTTAATTATTTACGGATCTTTAGCACCTGGAGAATCCAATCATTCGGTTATGGATCCGATTAAGGGAGAATGGAAAAAAGCAATTATAAAAGGAAAACTTGAAGAAGGAGGTTGGGGCTCTTCATTAGGGTATAACGGTTTTATTGCTGTTAATAATGAAGAAGCCGAAATAATAAAGGCGTATGTTTTATTTTCGGAAGATTTGACTTCGCATTGGAATTATCTCGATGAATTTGAAGGTGATGGTTATACGCGAATTCAAACCGAATATGAGCTGGAAAATGGAGAAAAAGGAATTGGATACATTTATGCTTTGAAACAATAAAAGGAAAATTCAGATTAAATTATTTAGTCTGAATTTTTTTTTAGCAGAAAACAAAAGAAACAAAACACTCTTTACTTTTTCTTCCAAAGAATTACGCAAGATCGAGAATGCTTTGGTAATCTGCGCTTCAACGGTTTTGATGGAAACATCCAAATGTTCTGCTATTTCAATATTTGTTAAACCTTCTTTTTTACTTAAAATAAAAACCTCTTTGCATTTTGGCGGTAAATTCTGTATCTCTTTATTTACGGCATTCAAAACCCTTTGGAAAGATTCAGAATCTTCTTCCTGAACAATTCCGTTTAAAGCGTCGTGATATGATTTTTCAAGAGAAAATAAAGATTGATTTTTTCTATACAAATCGATAAACTCATTATATACCAATTTGTAAAGAAAACTTTTTAGAGAATGATCTGTTTTTAATCTTGTGCGTTGTTCCCAAACTTTTATAAAAACATTCTGCACAATATCTTCGGCGCTGTAAACATTCTTTACCAAGCTGTTAGCATACACGCAAAGTTTATGATGATAGGTGTCGATAAGATACGTGTATGCACTTTCATCTCCATTTCGTAGAGACTCAATTAGAATAGTATTATCGCTGTAATCATCAATCTTCATAAAAACAAATATATAAATTAATAGTTTTTGAGGTTAAAAAGTAAACTTAATTTGCTCAAATCGACCTTTTTTTTGTCTTTCTATTTGAAAATTATTACAAATAAAAAAGGAAGAAAAATGCAAATATAAATCTTTTAGTTTGCAATATCTATCAAATTAGTCGAGTTTTATTGAGAGAAAACACTTGCGAAAAATAAAAAAATCAGTAAAATGAAAAAAACTTTATGAAATTGTTAGGGTTTTGTTTTTTGGCTTCGTAATAATATCAAAAACAACTAAAATGACAGTAAAAAAGTCAGAGAGACTAATTGTTAAATTTATCACAAATCAGGCTTCTCAAGAAGAGATTGAGCAGCTTACAGAGTGGTTAAAAGAAGAAGAGAATCAAATTGCATTTAAGGATTTTGTGCAAACCAATTATGCAATTGATACTGCTTTGAACACTTTTGATTCGACCGAAGTTAGAAAACAGCTTTCGGAAAGAATCAATAAGGAAAATAATGTTTTTTACAAACGAAGATTTTCATCTTATTATAAATATGCTGCGGTTTTAATTGTGGCTTTGGGAGGTTTTTATTTCTATAAAAATTCTACGGCAGAACAAGTTAAACAAAATGTTATTGTGCCGAGAGTTGATGAGATTGTTTTACAATTTGATAACGGCGCATCTGAAACTATTGATATTTCTGGAGAAAAAAATGTTACGGATAAAGACGGAAATATTATTGGAAAACAAGAGAAAAACAGATTGGTTTACAATAAAGCTTTTGCTGAAGGAGAATTGGTTTACAATACATTAAAAATTCCGTACGGCAAAAAATTTGAGGTGCAGCTATCAGACGGAACTTTAGTGCATTTGAATTCTGGAACGTCATTTAAATATCCAGTTCAGTTTGTCAAAAAACAAAATAGAGAAGTGTATTTAACGGGTGAAGCTTATTTTGAAGTTAGTAAAGATAAAAGCCATCCGTTTACGGTAAATACGCAGCAAGTTAATGTTGAGGTTTTAGGAACTAAGTTCAATGTAGATTCGTATAGTAATAATAGCAGTACAGATATTGTGTTGGTCGAAGGTAAAGTTTCGCTATATAAGGATCAGAAGACCAACCACAATCAGGTTTATTTAACACCAGGTTTTAAAGGTTCGGCTCAACAAGGACAGAGCGAAATTGAAATCGAACAGGTTAATACGGATTATTATACCGATTGGGTAAAAGGAAGTCTGGTTTTTAAAAATGCTTCTTTTGATGCGATTATCAAAAAGTTAGAACGCCAATACAATGTGACTTTCATTAACAGAAATAAAACACTCGGAAAAGAAATTTTCAACGCCCGCTTTGATAATGAACCAATTGAAGTTGTCTTGAAATATTTTAGCGATAGTTATGCGATTGATTACAAAATTGACCGAGATAAGATTACTATTAAATAGAGAGAAGAAAGAGTAAAGAGTAAAGAAGAAAGAGTAAAGAAGAAAGAGTAAAGAAGAAAGAAGAAAGAAGAAAGAGCGAAGAAATAAGATTGAGAAATCTAAAATCAACAATCTGAAATCTAAAATCTAAAATCAACAGGCCTATGTAACAAAAATCCAAAAAGAAAAGGATCGTTATAAAAAAACCGGAAAATGCGCCAACATTTCCCGGTAGAGTATATGCGGTCAGTTAATTAACCAACCAACATTAAAAAAAACATTTAAAAGTATGAAAAAACTCTTGAACAAAATCAGGTTTGATAAGCCTTTTTTGAAATTTGATTTGAAAATGAAATTGACCACATTATTTCTGCTAACTGCCTTAACAGTAATGCACGCCGGAACCACTTATTCTCAAAAAAACAAGATCTCTTTTAATGCGAGCAACATGACTGTTGCAAAAGTGATTGAGAGACTTGAATATACTACAGATTACAGATTTGTATACAATGTAAGATCTGTAGATTTAAACAGAGTAATCGACGTAAATGCATACGAAGCTTCAATAGAAGTTATTTTAAATAAAATTTTTAATAATACGAGTACCGATTTTAAAGTATCAGGAAACCACATTATCCTGACGCCTAGAAAGGTCTCTGAAGAAAAAACGGAAGAGAAAAAAACTGTTGCAGATTTTATTGTAAAAGGTCGCGTAACCGATGAAAAAGGGATGCCTTTAGTTGGTGCTGCAATTTCTGATAACGGTTCGGGTAGAGGAGTTCAGACTGATTTCAATGGAGAATATCAAATTATCACGGTAGGCAGCGAAACTACTTTGGCATTTGCTTATTTAGGATATGTAAGACAAGAAATAAAAGTTGAGGGAAGAAGTGTTATTAATGTCGTTTTAAAAGAAGATGTCCTTGAACTTGAAGGACTAGTTTTAAAAACTGGTTACCAAGATATATCTGCAGAAAAAGCAACAGGATCTTTCTCAAGTTTAAAAGCAAAGGATTTTCAAGAACAACGTTTAAACAGTTTAGATAAAATTTTAGAAGGACGTGTTGTTGGATATCAGGATGGAAGAATTCGTGGAACAACTTCCATGAGAGGGGTAACTGCACCTTTATATGTTATTGACGGTTTTCCTGTCGAAAATACAAGATTAACTCCTTATGCAAGTATAGAAGAAAATCTTCCTAGTTTAAACTTAGAAGATATTGAAACGATTACAGTTTTAAAGGATGCCGCAGCTTCTTCTATTTATGGTGCTCGTGCTGCAAATGGAGTGGTGGTTATTACAACGAAAAAAGCAAAAGAAGGAAAAACAACTATTTCGTTTTCAAGTAATTTAACTGTTACGCCTTATCGAAATTATACAGACAATCTTACTAATTCTGCTGATATTATTGGTTTAGAAAAGGGATGGGCAGATGGAAATCCTAATTTAAAAACGGCTAATTCAGCTACTTATGCACAGTCTTTATTGAATAATGCAGTATTTCAAAGTCTAGGAATGCAGACTATTTTAAATGGCTATGCAGGAAATATTTCTCAAACAGATATGAATAATCGCTTGAATCAATTGGGTTCTCAAGGTTATAAATATTATGATGATGTAGCAAAATACGCAAAACGCGATCAGTATTTTATGCAGCATAATCTTAGTTTAGGTAAAGCTAGTGAAAGCAATACTTTTAATGCCTCTATAACTTACAAAGACAATCAGCTAGAAGATCGATATTCTGAAAACCAATCGGTTGGAATTAATTTAAAAAACTCAACGCAAATTAACAGCTGGCTGTCTTTAGATTTGGGAACTTATTTAAATTACGGAATAGGAGATACTCAGTATTATAATCCTCTTAATCCAACTACAATACCAGCTAATCCAGGTTATAAATGGCAGCCATATAATCAGTTGGTTAATGCTGATGGAACTAATTTTGTTTCTACAGCTGCTTCTCGTTACAATAATTTTACGCTTAATTCGATGCAAACGTATGGTCTTTACAATATGGATATTACGCCAATGGATGAATTAGGAAGAAATTTAACTGAAAATAAAAATTTCTTGAACAGAACGTTTGCTAAGTTTAATGTGAAATTCAGCAAAGCATTTACTTACAATGCCATGTTCCAATATGAATTTGCTTCAGATCGCGCAAGCCAATTATTTGATAGAGAATCATATTATGTGAGATATAAAGTAAATAGCTTGGTGACAATTGTGAATAATAAAGCGGTTTACAATTTGCCTTATGGAGATATTATCAAAGAAACCAATCAGTTTTCTAATGCTTATAATTTCCGTCAGCAATTGAATTTCAATCAGACTTTTGCTGAAAAGCATGATTTTTCTGCAATTGCAGGTATGGAAATTCGTCATTCTAAACAAGAATATAACGATAACACACGCTATGGTTACGATTCGCAAGCTTTAGCATTCACGGCAATAAATCAAGCCGATTTATTAAAAGTATATGGATCTGTTTTTGGTGGTTATATGTCACAAAATGATTTTGGATTAGAAAAAGAATTGCAAAATCGTTATGTTTCGGTTTACTCAACAGGAGGTTACACGTATGACAAAAGATATACCCTATCTGGAAGTATTCGTTGGGATCGTTCTAACCTTTGGGGAACAGACAGTAAATACCAAAACAAGCCAATCTGGTCTGTAGGTGCGGGGTGGAATATCAACAACGAATCATTTTTTGATGTTGCTTGGGTAGATGCTCTTAAACTGCGTGGATCTTATGGTATTGCCGGAAACATCGCCAAAGATACAGCGCCATATTTAACAGCTTTTTATTATGCTAATCCTAATGTTGGAGGAACTTATGGAAGTGTGGGGCAACGTCCAAATCCTGAATTGTCTTGGGAAAAAACAACTACGACCAATATTGGTTTTGATTTCTCTTTCTTTAAAAGCAGATTAGGCGGAACGCTAGATTTATACAACAAAAAAGGTCAAAATTTGTTAGCTACTAGTCAAGGAATTCCAACAGAAGGATTCGGATATTCTTCTTACACGCTTAATAATGGAGAAATGACCAACAGAGGTGTCGAAGCTACTTTAAGAGGAACAATTGTAAAAAC
The Flavobacterium humidisoli DNA segment above includes these coding regions:
- a CDS encoding LysR substrate-binding domain-containing protein; translation: MELRQLKYFLKAKELLNFTEAASALYISQSTLSQQIKQLEDELQVPLFNRIGKRITLTEAGELFSFYAQQSVNKASDGLQLLKDLNKLETGKIAIGVTYALRHVVTKALILFSSEYPKIQFEIIFGTSQELIQKLNHFQLDVILTFEEIASEAHFKYLELFTSPMALVTSSETSLKNKKTISLEEISTLPLAMPAGGFSTTQFISKAFEKNNLHPNVTIEINDIPTLLELIKTGKWHTILTKTTIEDENDLYAIPIKGENMTRTAMLISLKEVYEKKAVTAFLKTLVENLK
- a CDS encoding FecR family protein, which produces MTVKKSERLIVKFITNQASQEEIEQLTEWLKEEENQIAFKDFVQTNYAIDTALNTFDSTEVRKQLSERINKENNVFYKRRFSSYYKYAAVLIVALGGFYFYKNSTAEQVKQNVIVPRVDEIVLQFDNGASETIDISGEKNVTDKDGNIIGKQEKNRLVYNKAFAEGELVYNTLKIPYGKKFEVQLSDGTLVHLNSGTSFKYPVQFVKKQNREVYLTGEAYFEVSKDKSHPFTVNTQQVNVEVLGTKFNVDSYSNNSSTDIVLVEGKVSLYKDQKTNHNQVYLTPGFKGSAQQGQSEIEIEQVNTDYYTDWVKGSLVFKNASFDAIIKKLERQYNVTFINRNKTLGKEIFNARFDNEPIEVVLKYFSDSYAIDYKIDRDKITIK
- a CDS encoding RNA polymerase sigma factor produces the protein MKIDDYSDNTILIESLRNGDESAYTYLIDTYHHKLCVYANSLVKNVYSAEDIVQNVFIKVWEQRTRLKTDHSLKSFLYKLVYNEFIDLYRKNQSLFSLEKSYHDALNGIVQEEDSESFQRVLNAVNKEIQNLPPKCKEVFILSKKEGLTNIEIAEHLDVSIKTVEAQITKAFSILRNSLEEKVKSVLFLLFSAKKKFRLNNLI
- a CDS encoding MBL fold metallo-hydrolase is translated as MKIIALQEGNYIVNSQKEFQLLTENIIDSGLKMAIQPFLVITDHDVILIDFGLGFVNNGVPFIYEMLAKNNIEPRQITKILVSHLHKDHIEGIGYFENNQFVQNFPNATIYIQEREIDFALEQLQNPSYVPEILNVLKQLPNVELLNEDSGQITDEVYFEVTAGHTKFQQVFWIKTDDEIVFYGADDLPQKRYLKFPVAYKTDFDGKRAMESRKKWEQQAKEENWKVLLYHDMRTPVLDFAEERSEMKDAV
- a CDS encoding gamma-glutamylcyclotransferase family protein, with product MKNIETIPALIIYGSLAPGESNHSVMDPIKGEWKKAIIKGKLEEGGWGSSLGYNGFIAVNNEEAEIIKAYVLFSEDLTSHWNYLDEFEGDGYTRIQTEYELENGEKGIGYIYALKQ